A genome region from Sceloporus undulatus isolate JIND9_A2432 ecotype Alabama chromosome 1, SceUnd_v1.1, whole genome shotgun sequence includes the following:
- the PMS1 gene encoding PMS1 protein homolog 1 isoform X6 → MKQLPAETVRLLSSSQVITSVVSVVKELIENSLDANATSVDVKLENYGFDKIEVRDNGDGIRAADIPVMAMKHYTSKISSSEDLESLITYGFRGEALASICSTSEVLITTKTADEDFSTQYILDKSGHIISQKPSHLGQGTTVIVLKLFKNLPVRKQFYSTDKKCKEELKKIQKLLMAYGIIKPELRIVFTHNKAL, encoded by the exons ATGAAGCAATTGCCAGCAGAAACTGTCCGACTTCTTTCAAGTTCACAGGTTATCACATCAGTTGTCAGTGTGGTCAAAGAACTGATAGAGAATTCTTTAGATGCTAATGCAACAAGTGTGGATGTTAAGTTG gaaaaCTATGGTTTTGATAAGATAGAGGTGCGAGATAATGGCGATGGGATCAGGGCAGCTGATATCCCTGTCATGGCAATGAAACACTACACCTCAAAAATAAGCTCTTCTGAAGACCTTGAAAGCTTGATAACATATGGTTTTCGTGGTGAAGCTTTGGCCTCAATTTGTTCCACATCAGAG GTTCTGatcacaacaaaaacagcagatGAAGATTTTAGTACCCAGTATATTTTGGATAAAAGTGGTCACATAATTTCTCAGAAGCCATCTCATCTTGGACAAG GTACAACTGTAATAGTTCTGAAGTTGTTCAAGAATTTGCCTGTAAGAAAGCAGTTTTATTCAACAGATAAGAAATGCAAGGAAGAActcaaaaaaattcaaaaacttCTGATGGCATATGGCATTATAAAACCAGAACTAAGGATCGTGTTTACACACAACAAG GCTTTATGA
- the ORMDL1 gene encoding ORM1-like protein 1 isoform X2 yields MNVGVAHSEVNPNTRVMNSRGMWLTYALGVGLLHIVLLSIPFFSVPVAWTLTNVIHNLGMYVFLHAVKGTPFETPDQGKARLLTHWEQLDYGVQFTSSRKFFTISPIILYFLASFYTKYDPAHFILNTASLLSVLIPKLPQLHGVRIFGINKY; encoded by the exons atgAATGTCGGAGTTGCCCACAGTGAGGTCAACCCCAACACAAGAGTCATGAACAGCAGAGGGATGTGGCTCACGTATGCGCTTGGAGTTGGCTTGCTTCATATCGTCTTGCTCAGCATTCCTTTCTTCAGTGTTCCAGTTGCATGGACCTTAACCAACGTTATTCACAATTTG ggaatgtatgtatttttacatGCAGTAAAAGGAACACCTTTTGAAACACCTGACCAAGGTAAAGCAAGACTACTGACACATTGGGAGCAGCTGGACTACGGTGTGCAGTTTACATCCTCACGGAAATTCTTCACAATCTCTCCAATAATATT aTATTTCCTAGCAAGCTTCTATACAAAATACGATCCAGCACACTTCATCCTAAACACTGCTTCACTTCTAAGCGTACTAATTCCCAAGCTGCCACAACTTCATGGAGTCAGAATCTTTGGAATCAACAAGTATTGA
- the ORMDL1 gene encoding ORM1-like protein 1 isoform X1, with the protein MLTCLLCCDPAYLFIFEKMNVGVAHSEVNPNTRVMNSRGMWLTYALGVGLLHIVLLSIPFFSVPVAWTLTNVIHNLGMYVFLHAVKGTPFETPDQGKARLLTHWEQLDYGVQFTSSRKFFTISPIILYFLASFYTKYDPAHFILNTASLLSVLIPKLPQLHGVRIFGINKY; encoded by the exons ATGCTCACTTGTCTTCTGTGTTGTGATCCTGCTT atttatttatttttgagaaaatgAATGTCGGAGTTGCCCACAGTGAGGTCAACCCCAACACAAGAGTCATGAACAGCAGAGGGATGTGGCTCACGTATGCGCTTGGAGTTGGCTTGCTTCATATCGTCTTGCTCAGCATTCCTTTCTTCAGTGTTCCAGTTGCATGGACCTTAACCAACGTTATTCACAATTTG ggaatgtatgtatttttacatGCAGTAAAAGGAACACCTTTTGAAACACCTGACCAAGGTAAAGCAAGACTACTGACACATTGGGAGCAGCTGGACTACGGTGTGCAGTTTACATCCTCACGGAAATTCTTCACAATCTCTCCAATAATATT aTATTTCCTAGCAAGCTTCTATACAAAATACGATCCAGCACACTTCATCCTAAACACTGCTTCACTTCTAAGCGTACTAATTCCCAAGCTGCCACAACTTCATGGAGTCAGAATCTTTGGAATCAACAAGTATTGA